In Emys orbicularis isolate rEmyOrb1 chromosome 13 unlocalized genomic scaffold, rEmyOrb1.hap1 SUPER_13_unloc_1, whole genome shotgun sequence, one DNA window encodes the following:
- the LOC135894830 gene encoding olfactory receptor 14A16-like, whose translation MSNRTTVTTFLLLGFSDVRELQIWHFVGFLVMYLSALVGNLLIFMAITFDHHLHTPMYFFLMNLSILDVGSISVTVPKSMANSLMNTRSISYAGCVAQVFFLTFFITADFSLLVVMAYDRYVAICQPLHYDTMMNSRACVQMAAGAWISGILNSVLHSGNTFALTFCGGNMVDQFFCEIPHLLKLACSDSYLSEVRVLAFSVCSVLGCFVFMIVSYVQLFKSVLRIPSEQGRHKAFSTCLPHLTVVSLFVCTGAFAYLKPTSSSTSALDLVAAVLYSVLPPIVNPIIYSMRNKEIKAALRRLTGCR comes from the coding sequence atgtccaaccgaACCACCGTGACCacgttccttctcctgggattctctgatgttcgggAGCTGCAGATTTGGCACTTTGTGGGGTTTCTAGTGATGTACTTGTCAGCTCTGGTGGGGAATCTTCTTATCTTCATGGCCATCACATTTGAccaccaccttcacacccccatgtacttcttcctgatgaatctgtccatcctagacgttggctccatctctgtcactgtccccaaatccatggccaactCCCTCATGAACACCAGGTCCATTTCCTATGCTGGATGTGTTGCCCAAGTCTTTTTCCTCACCTTCTTCATCACAGCAGATTTTTCCCTTCTCGTTGTCATGGCGTATGACCGATATGTtgccatctgccaaccactgcactatgacaCAATGATGAACAGcagagcttgtgtccaaatggcagctggtgcctggatcaGTGGGATTCTCAACTCTGTACTACACAGCGGGAACACGTTTGCATTGAccttctgtggaggcaacatggtggatcagttcttctgtgaaatcccccatcTACTCAAGCTCGCCTGCTCTGACTCCTATCTTAGTGAAGTTAGGGTTCTTGCATTTAGTGTGTGTTCAGTCTTAGGCTGCTTTGTTTTTATGATTGTGTCATATGTTCAGCTCTTCAAATCAGTGCtcagaatcccctctgagcagggacgacataaagccttctccacctgccttcctcacctcacTGTGGTCTCCTTGTTTGTTTGCACTGGGGCCTTTGCCTACCTaaaacccacctccagctccacATCTGCTCTGGATCTTGTGGCGGCTGTTCTTTATTCCGTATTGCCACCAATCGTGAATCCAATtatctacagcatgaggaacaaaGAGATCAAAGCTGCCCTGAGGAGACTGACTGGGTGTAGGTAA